In a single window of the Caulobacter soli genome:
- a CDS encoding DEAD/DEAH box helicase: protein MTQFTDLGLAKPLLKALTDKGYTTPTPIQAQAIPLVMSGRDLLGIAQTGTGKTAAFALPILHRLAEDRKPAPRRGFRCLVLSPTRELATQIADNFKAYGAHLGLTVATIFGGVKYGPQMKALAAGVDVVVATPGRLMDHLGEKSAHLNGVEIFVLDEADQMLDLGFVVPIRKIASQLPKERQNLFFSATMPNEIGKLAGELLKNPAQVSITPQATTVERIDQSLIFIEAQRKRPLLAELLADKSVERAIVFTRTKRGADRVAKYLVASGIESAAIHGDKTQGQRERALASFKAGQVKALIATDIAARGIDVNDISHVFNYELPNVPEAYVHRIGRTARKGKDGIAISFCADDERPLLKDIQKATRQTIPTFDRRNDKNLAAAAAVADKLAPPEKYVDPRRADPRNNVPSELRRQRNRPAKGGGQGQKAQGQGQGQGQSKPGGQNRGRNGGGQGAGQGQQAQGQARSGGGDFRGPKRAAAPSERWNPID from the coding sequence GTGACTCAATTTACCGATCTCGGCCTCGCCAAACCCCTGCTGAAGGCGCTGACCGACAAGGGCTACACCACGCCCACCCCGATCCAGGCGCAAGCCATCCCGCTGGTGATGTCGGGCCGCGACCTGCTGGGCATCGCCCAGACCGGCACCGGCAAGACCGCCGCCTTCGCCCTGCCGATCCTGCACCGCCTGGCCGAGGACCGTAAGCCGGCCCCGCGCCGCGGCTTCCGCTGCCTGGTCCTGTCCCCGACCCGCGAACTCGCCACGCAAATCGCCGACAACTTCAAGGCCTATGGCGCCCACCTGGGCCTGACCGTCGCCACCATCTTCGGCGGCGTGAAGTACGGCCCGCAGATGAAGGCCCTGGCGGCCGGCGTCGACGTGGTCGTGGCCACCCCGGGCCGCCTGATGGACCACCTGGGCGAAAAGTCCGCCCACCTGAACGGCGTCGAGATCTTCGTCCTCGACGAAGCCGACCAGATGCTGGACCTGGGCTTCGTGGTGCCGATCCGCAAGATCGCCAGCCAGTTGCCCAAGGAACGCCAGAACCTGTTCTTCTCGGCCACCATGCCCAACGAGATCGGCAAGCTGGCCGGCGAGTTGCTGAAGAACCCGGCCCAGGTGTCGATCACCCCGCAGGCCACCACGGTCGAGCGCATCGACCAGTCGCTGATCTTCATCGAAGCCCAGCGCAAGCGTCCCCTGCTGGCCGAACTGCTGGCCGACAAGAGCGTCGAGCGCGCCATCGTCTTCACCCGCACCAAGCGCGGCGCCGACCGCGTGGCCAAGTATCTGGTCGCCAGCGGCATCGAAAGCGCCGCCATCCACGGCGACAAGACCCAGGGCCAACGCGAACGGGCCCTGGCCTCGTTCAAGGCCGGCCAAGTCAAGGCGCTGATCGCCACCGACATCGCCGCCCGCGGCATCGACGTCAACGACATCAGCCACGTGTTCAACTACGAGCTGCCCAACGTGCCGGAGGCCTATGTCCACCGGATCGGCCGCACCGCGCGCAAGGGCAAGGACGGCATCGCCATCAGCTTCTGCGCCGATGACGAGCGTCCGCTGCTGAAGGACATCCAGAAGGCCACCCGCCAGACGATCCCGACCTTCGACCGTCGCAACGACAAGAACCTGGCGGCCGCCGCGGCCGTGGCCGACAAGCTGGCCCCGCCGGAGAAGTACGTCGATCCGCGCCGCGCCGACCCGCGCAACAACGTCCCCTCGGAACTGCGCCGCCAGCGCAACCGTCCGGCCAAGGGCGGCGGCCAGGGCCAGAAGGCTCAAGGTCAAGGCCAGGGTCAGGGCCAAAGCAAGCCCGGCGGTCAGAACCGCGGCCGCAACGGCGGCGGTCAGGGCGCCGGCCAAGGCCAGCAAGCCCAGGGCCAGGCCCGCTCGGGCGGCGGCGACTTCCGCGGCCCCAAGCGCGCGGCGGCCCCGTCGGAACGCTGGAATCCGATCGACTAA
- a CDS encoding amidohydrolase family protein gives MADDNSELAASARKYWSAEGYTPGGVIRDVDYSTQSTGLRPELAGIKIVDTDTHITEAPDLFTSRAPAKFKDKVPYRRNVGGVDKWFVGDRDFGSFGGNVIRKDNNKLLGRLAFPTLEEGHPGAIETKERLQAMDDMGVYAQICFQNSGVTQAGSLMSLGDNELAVSIIQMYNDAAAERQRESGQRLFTMAHLPLWDKAAMEAEARRCIDMDLKGFVLPDTPERLGLPSFLHDYWTPVLEMFEDAGAPINFHLNAAIDPNTLTWEGFAFEQTLSVVATMFSIGNAATLGNWMVSGRLDRHPKLKIGLIESGMGWVPFAIEAMEHQFNEMLPSKSKILTRRPWEYFRDHFWCTYWFEKIGPKLLLETIGADKVMFETDFPHPTSLYPGVQDHIMETLGGYDHDVRKKVLQTNATKLYNLPF, from the coding sequence ATGGCCGACGACAACAGCGAACTGGCGGCGTCCGCGCGCAAGTACTGGAGCGCCGAGGGTTACACCCCGGGCGGCGTGATCCGCGACGTCGACTATAGCACCCAGTCGACCGGCCTGCGTCCCGAACTGGCCGGGATCAAGATCGTCGACACCGACACCCACATCACCGAAGCGCCCGACCTGTTCACCTCGCGCGCCCCGGCCAAGTTCAAGGACAAGGTCCCCTATCGCCGCAACGTGGGCGGCGTGGACAAGTGGTTCGTCGGCGACCGCGACTTCGGTTCGTTCGGCGGCAACGTGATCCGCAAGGACAACAACAAGCTCTTGGGCCGTCTGGCCTTCCCGACCCTGGAAGAGGGCCACCCGGGCGCCATCGAGACCAAGGAACGCCTGCAGGCCATGGACGACATGGGCGTCTATGCCCAGATCTGCTTCCAGAACTCGGGCGTCACCCAGGCGGGTTCCCTGATGTCGCTGGGCGACAACGAACTCGCCGTCTCCATCATCCAGATGTACAACGACGCCGCCGCCGAACGGCAGCGGGAGTCCGGCCAGCGCCTGTTCACCATGGCCCACCTGCCCCTGTGGGACAAGGCGGCCATGGAGGCCGAGGCCCGTCGCTGCATCGACATGGACCTGAAGGGCTTCGTCCTGCCCGACACCCCCGAGCGCCTGGGCCTGCCGTCGTTCCTGCACGACTACTGGACCCCGGTCCTGGAGATGTTCGAGGACGCCGGCGCGCCGATCAACTTCCACCTCAACGCGGCCATCGACCCCAACACCCTGACCTGGGAAGGCTTCGCCTTCGAACAGACCCTGTCGGTGGTGGCCACCATGTTCTCGATCGGCAACGCCGCGACCCTGGGCAACTGGATGGTCTCGGGGCGCCTGGACCGTCACCCCAAGCTGAAGATCGGCCTGATCGAAAGCGGCATGGGCTGGGTGCCCTTCGCCATCGAGGCGATGGAACACCAGTTCAACGAGATGCTGCCGTCCAAGTCGAAGATCCTGACGCGCCGGCCGTGGGAATATTTCCGCGACCACTTCTGGTGCACCTACTGGTTCGAGAAGATCGGCCCCAAGCTGCTCTTGGAGACCATCGGCGCCGACAAGGTGATGTTCGAGACCGACTTCCCGCACCCGACTTCGCTGTACCCGGGCGTCCAGGACCACATCATGGAAACCCTGGGCGGCTACGACCACGACGTGCGCAAGAAGGTCCTCCAGACCAACGCGACCAAGCTGTACAACCTGCCGTTCTAG
- a CDS encoding FkbM family methyltransferase, which produces MRQFNLRPSAFVLTSTIHGAMLVNRHDYHLMEGGGYGVGHQLLETSAFDANEVELVLRLLEMRRTYFGDGVIALDCGANIGVHTIEWAQLMHGWGEVAAFEAQERVFYALAGNITLNNCFNARAIWAAVGEASGVINVPAPDYFKPSSFGSLEIRQTAESEFIGQKIDDARAQPTRMMAIDDLGLTRVDFIKIDIEGMEMEALRGARATITACKPQMLIEKIKTDEAALRAFLSEHGYGALEAGGNLLAIHETDPSKSLIAP; this is translated from the coding sequence ATGCGCCAGTTCAATCTTCGTCCCTCGGCCTTTGTGCTGACCTCGACCATCCACGGCGCGATGCTGGTCAATCGGCACGACTACCACCTGATGGAAGGCGGCGGTTACGGCGTCGGCCACCAATTGCTGGAGACCTCGGCCTTTGACGCCAACGAGGTCGAACTCGTACTTCGGCTGCTGGAAATGCGGCGGACCTACTTCGGCGACGGCGTCATCGCGCTGGACTGCGGCGCCAATATCGGCGTCCACACCATCGAGTGGGCGCAACTGATGCATGGCTGGGGCGAGGTCGCGGCCTTCGAGGCCCAGGAGCGGGTGTTCTACGCCCTGGCCGGCAACATCACCCTCAACAACTGCTTCAACGCCCGGGCCATCTGGGCGGCGGTCGGCGAGGCGAGCGGGGTCATCAACGTGCCCGCCCCCGACTATTTCAAGCCCTCCAGCTTCGGCAGCCTGGAGATCCGCCAGACGGCGGAGAGCGAGTTCATCGGCCAGAAGATCGACGACGCGCGGGCCCAGCCCACCCGGATGATGGCGATCGACGACCTGGGCCTGACGCGCGTGGACTTCATCAAGATCGACATCGAGGGCATGGAGATGGAGGCCCTGCGGGGCGCCCGCGCCACGATCACGGCCTGCAAGCCGCAGATGCTGATCGAGAAGATCAAGACCGACGAGGCGGCGCTGCGCGCCTTCCTGAGCGAGCACGGCTATGGAGCGCTCGAGGCGGGCGGAAACCTGCTGGCCATCCACGAGACGGATCCGTCCAAGAGCCTGATCGCGCCGTAA
- the argJ gene encoding bifunctional glutamate N-acetyltransferase/amino-acid acetyltransferase ArgJ: MTKTPQKASKPASKTATKAEPKATKTAKAAAAATSPTPAEIVGQGVASVGHTLERALVDPLTAALKRAGLRRAQKDASQGSPEAVQAAKPAAAPAASPAPGKPGLAVSPLAVPFPTIPPIAGVEIATGRAGFYKHAREDMLLMRFAEGTSAAGVFTRHGVGSAPVDWCKRQLAASKGEDVRALVVNAGCANSFTGKPGADAVRRVATAVGKRFDCRQRDVMMASTGVIGVILDDSKIISNLREVETRFTEDAWASAASAIMTTDTFPKGAYATALIDGHEVRIAGITKGSGMIAPDMATMLAFVATDAAIAPAALQTLVSLYTRTTFNCVTVDGDRSTNDTLLLFATGKSSAPKIHRAGDRRLADFREKLEAVLLDLALQLVRDGEGASKFVKITVNGAESPLSARKIARTIAESPLVKTAFAGEDANWGRIVMAVGRADEPVNREKISVRFGELYAARDGLVSAEYDEAAMSKYVKKAEFEVNVDVGVGKGSATVWTCDLTKQYVAINGDYRS; this comes from the coding sequence ATGACCAAGACTCCGCAGAAGGCTTCCAAGCCCGCGTCGAAGACGGCGACCAAGGCCGAGCCCAAGGCCACGAAAACCGCCAAGGCCGCGGCCGCCGCGACCTCGCCGACCCCGGCCGAGATCGTCGGCCAGGGCGTCGCCAGCGTGGGCCATACCCTGGAGCGCGCCCTGGTCGACCCGCTGACCGCCGCCCTCAAGCGCGCCGGCCTGCGCCGCGCCCAGAAGGACGCCAGCCAGGGCTCGCCGGAAGCCGTGCAAGCCGCCAAGCCGGCGGCCGCGCCCGCCGCTTCGCCAGCGCCCGGCAAGCCGGGCCTGGCTGTCTCGCCCCTGGCCGTGCCGTTCCCGACCATTCCGCCGATCGCGGGCGTCGAGATCGCCACCGGCCGCGCCGGCTTCTACAAGCACGCCCGCGAGGACATGCTGCTGATGCGCTTCGCCGAGGGCACCTCGGCGGCCGGCGTCTTCACCCGTCACGGCGTGGGCTCGGCCCCGGTCGACTGGTGCAAGCGCCAGCTGGCCGCCAGCAAGGGCGAGGATGTTCGCGCCCTGGTGGTCAACGCCGGCTGCGCCAACAGCTTCACCGGCAAGCCGGGCGCCGACGCGGTGCGCCGCGTGGCCACGGCCGTGGGCAAGCGCTTCGACTGCCGCCAGCGCGACGTGATGATGGCCTCGACCGGCGTGATCGGCGTGATCCTGGACGACAGCAAGATCATTTCGAACCTGCGCGAGGTGGAGACCCGCTTCACCGAGGACGCCTGGGCCAGCGCGGCCTCGGCGATCATGACCACCGACACCTTCCCGAAGGGCGCCTACGCCACGGCCCTGATCGACGGGCATGAGGTTCGGATCGCCGGTATCACCAAGGGCTCGGGCATGATCGCGCCCGACATGGCCACCATGCTGGCCTTCGTGGCCACCGACGCGGCCATCGCCCCGGCCGCCCTGCAGACCCTGGTCAGCCTCTACACCCGCACCACGTTCAACTGCGTGACGGTGGACGGCGACCGCTCGACCAACGACACCCTGCTGCTGTTCGCCACCGGCAAGTCCAGCGCGCCCAAGATCCACCGCGCCGGCGACCGCCGCCTGGCCGACTTCCGCGAGAAGCTGGAGGCCGTGCTGCTGGACCTGGCCCTGCAGCTGGTCCGCGACGGCGAGGGCGCCAGCAAGTTCGTCAAGATCACCGTCAACGGCGCCGAGAGCCCGCTGTCGGCCCGCAAGATCGCCCGCACCATCGCCGAGAGCCCGCTGGTCAAGACCGCCTTCGCCGGCGAGGACGCCAACTGGGGCCGCATCGTCATGGCCGTGGGCCGCGCCGACGAGCCGGTCAATCGCGAGAAGATCAGCGTCAGGTTCGGCGAACTCTACGCCGCCCGCGACGGCCTGGTCTCGGCCGAATACGACGAGGCGGCGATGAGCAAGTACGTCAAGAAGGCCGAGTTCGAGGTCAACGTCGATGTCGGCGTCGGCAAGGGCTCGGCCACGGTGTGGACCTGCGACCTGACCAAGCAATACGTGGCGATCAACGGGGATTACAGGTCCTGA
- a CDS encoding ABC transporter ATP-binding protein: MDLDLTVHAGELYALLGPNGAGKTTTLRMVAGLTKPDKGAISIFGIDALAEPAAAKAITAWAPDEAMVYDRLTPLEYLEFVAGLWNVEPKAAKARAEDLLAKLGLTGEARTRCEGFSRGMKQKVALAGALIHDPRLLILDEPLTGLDAAAARLVKDMLQERVDAGGTVILTTHILEVAERMADRIGIIAGGRLLAEGTLDALRTRAGEGKDDSSLEDVFLQLTATDAHGGSAA; this comes from the coding sequence ATGGACCTGGACCTCACCGTCCACGCCGGCGAGCTGTACGCCCTGCTGGGCCCCAACGGCGCGGGCAAGACCACCACCCTGCGAATGGTCGCGGGCCTGACCAAGCCCGACAAGGGCGCGATCAGCATCTTCGGGATCGACGCCCTGGCCGAGCCGGCCGCCGCCAAGGCGATCACCGCCTGGGCCCCGGACGAGGCCATGGTCTATGACCGCCTGACCCCGCTGGAATATCTGGAGTTCGTGGCCGGCCTGTGGAACGTCGAGCCCAAGGCCGCCAAGGCCCGGGCCGAGGACCTGCTGGCCAAGCTGGGCCTGACGGGCGAGGCCCGGACCCGCTGTGAGGGCTTCTCGCGCGGCATGAAGCAGAAGGTGGCCCTGGCCGGGGCCCTGATCCACGACCCCCGCCTGCTGATCCTGGACGAGCCTCTGACGGGCCTCGACGCCGCCGCCGCGCGCCTGGTCAAGGACATGCTGCAGGAGCGGGTCGACGCCGGCGGCACGGTGATCCTGACCACCCACATTCTCGAGGTGGCCGAGCGGATGGCCGACCGCATCGGCATCATCGCCGGCGGCCGCCTGCTGGCCGAGGGCACGCTGGACGCTTTGCGAACCCGGGCCGGCGAAGGCAAGGACGATTCCAGCCTGGAGGACGTCTTCCTGCAGCTCACGGCGACCGACGCCCATGGGGGATCCGCCGCGTGA
- a CDS encoding PRC-barrel domain-containing protein: protein MSLDDRLVKSAALIGVRIDDAGGHKLGVIREVFIDRDAGIARYVAIEPAGLFAAGGKYRPLPWRLLTWDDKAEAYVADLTRDRFKELPAYDRDQLNSASYGWAAQVERFFEGVD from the coding sequence ATGAGCCTCGATGATCGCCTGGTGAAGAGCGCCGCCCTGATCGGCGTGAGGATCGACGACGCCGGCGGCCACAAGCTGGGGGTGATCCGCGAGGTGTTCATCGACCGCGACGCCGGCATCGCCCGCTATGTGGCCATCGAACCGGCCGGCCTGTTCGCGGCCGGCGGCAAGTACCGCCCCCTGCCCTGGCGGCTGCTGACCTGGGACGACAAGGCCGAGGCCTATGTGGCCGACCTGACCCGCGACCGCTTCAAGGAACTGCCCGCCTACGACCGCGACCAGCTCAACAGCGCCAGCTACGGCTGGGCCGCGCAGGTGGAGCGGTTCTTCGAGGGGGTGGACTAG
- the secA gene encoding preprotein translocase subunit SecA produces the protein MLGFAKKFFGSSNERKVKAMSAQVAKINALEPEYAALSDEALKAKTDEFKARLAKGETLDSLLVEAFAVVREAGKRVLGMRHFDVQMVGGMVLHGGGISEMRTGEGKTLVATLPTYLNALEGKGVHVITVNDYLAKRDAEWMGQIHNFLGLSYGVIVNGLSQGERQRAYRSDITYGTNNEFGFDYLRDNLVYSVEEMVQRGHHYVIVDEVDSILIDEARTPLIISGPTEDRSEFYKTIDVLVKELIKDKTNYDHDEKQKQVILTEDGQERIEEILMAGGHLAEDTAGLYDAANISVVHHVNQALRANILYTLDKDYIVKDGEVILIDEFTGRMMSGRRLSEGLHQAIEAKEGAIVQPENQTLASVTIQNYFRLYGKLAGMTGTAATEAQEFDDIYKMGVSEIPTNRPVQRIDDDDEVYRTEREKNDSILKQIADCHMRGQPILVGTVSIEKSEELSKLLATYAWEQDGKKHKGIPHQVLNARFHEQEAGIVADAGVPGAVTIATNMAGRGTDIQLGGNIEMRLANWKQQQKGLGITPTHEDELAQKAELETEISAAKAQALAAGGLFVLGTERHESRRIDNQLRGRTGRQGDPGRSKFFLSCEDDLLRIFAGERLDAIMRTFGVQEGEAITHKWLNNAIATAQKRVEQRNYEIRKNLLKYDDVVNDQRKAVFEQRQEFMEATDLSEIIHEMRHDVVDDFVARYMPPKAYAEQWDIEGLDERVQSILGMTLPLKDWAAEEGIGDEEMRERITKAADAYAAEREVIITPEQMRSVEKNFLLQMIDLQWREHLMHLDHLRNVIGLRGYGQRDPLNEYKTEAFSLFEKLLGDLRTNTTRWLMTVEIAYAEPEPLHTPEGLTEVHLDPLSGENVAVAGALPEGLSPEQREALPVSVLPEGWEFTARNGACPCGSGKKFKHCHGALV, from the coding sequence ATGCTCGGCTTCGCCAAAAAGTTCTTCGGCTCTTCCAACGAACGCAAGGTCAAGGCGATGTCCGCCCAGGTGGCGAAGATCAACGCCCTGGAGCCGGAATACGCCGCGCTGTCGGACGAGGCCCTGAAGGCCAAGACCGACGAGTTCAAGGCGCGCCTGGCCAAGGGCGAGACGCTCGACAGCCTGCTGGTCGAAGCCTTCGCCGTGGTCCGCGAGGCCGGCAAGCGCGTGCTGGGCATGCGCCACTTCGACGTCCAGATGGTCGGCGGCATGGTCCTGCACGGCGGCGGCATCTCGGAAATGCGCACGGGTGAAGGCAAGACCCTGGTCGCCACCCTGCCCACCTATCTCAACGCGCTGGAAGGCAAGGGCGTCCACGTCATCACCGTGAACGACTACCTGGCCAAGCGCGACGCCGAGTGGATGGGTCAGATCCACAACTTCCTGGGCCTGTCGTACGGCGTGATCGTCAACGGCCTGAGCCAGGGTGAACGTCAGCGCGCCTATCGCAGCGACATCACCTACGGCACCAACAACGAATTCGGCTTCGACTACCTGCGCGACAACCTCGTCTACAGCGTCGAGGAAATGGTCCAGCGCGGCCACCACTACGTCATCGTCGACGAAGTGGACTCGATCCTGATCGACGAGGCCCGCACGCCGCTGATCATCTCGGGCCCGACCGAGGATCGCAGCGAGTTCTACAAGACCATCGACGTCCTGGTGAAGGAGCTCATCAAGGACAAGACCAACTACGATCACGACGAGAAGCAGAAGCAGGTCATCCTCACCGAGGACGGCCAGGAGCGCATCGAAGAGATCCTGATGGCGGGCGGCCACCTGGCCGAGGACACCGCCGGCCTCTACGACGCCGCCAACATCTCGGTCGTGCACCACGTCAACCAGGCCCTGCGGGCCAACATCCTCTACACGCTGGACAAGGACTACATCGTCAAGGACGGCGAGGTGATCCTGATCGACGAGTTCACCGGTCGCATGATGAGCGGCCGCCGCCTCAGCGAAGGCCTGCACCAGGCCATCGAGGCCAAGGAAGGCGCCATCGTCCAGCCCGAGAACCAGACCCTGGCCTCGGTGACGATCCAGAACTACTTCCGCCTCTACGGCAAGCTGGCCGGCATGACCGGCACGGCCGCGACCGAGGCCCAGGAATTCGACGACATCTACAAGATGGGCGTCAGCGAGATCCCGACCAACCGTCCGGTCCAGCGCATCGACGACGACGACGAGGTCTATCGCACCGAGCGCGAGAAGAACGACTCGATCCTCAAGCAGATCGCCGACTGCCACATGCGCGGCCAGCCGATCCTGGTCGGCACCGTGTCGATCGAGAAGTCGGAAGAGCTGTCCAAGCTGCTGGCGACCTATGCCTGGGAACAGGACGGCAAGAAGCACAAGGGCATTCCGCACCAGGTGCTGAACGCCCGCTTCCACGAACAGGAAGCCGGCATCGTCGCCGACGCGGGCGTGCCCGGCGCGGTGACCATCGCCACCAACATGGCCGGCCGCGGCACCGACATCCAGCTGGGCGGCAATATCGAAATGCGCCTGGCCAACTGGAAGCAGCAGCAGAAGGGCCTGGGGATCACCCCGACCCACGAGGACGAGCTGGCCCAGAAGGCCGAGCTGGAAACCGAGATCTCGGCCGCCAAGGCCCAGGCCCTCGCGGCCGGCGGCCTGTTCGTGCTGGGCACCGAGCGCCACGAAAGCCGCCGTATCGACAACCAGCTGCGCGGCCGCACCGGTCGTCAGGGCGATCCGGGCCGTTCGAAGTTCTTCCTGTCGTGCGAGGACGACCTGCTGCGCATCTTCGCCGGCGAGCGCCTGGATGCGATCATGCGCACCTTCGGCGTCCAGGAAGGCGAGGCGATCACCCACAAGTGGCTGAACAACGCCATCGCCACCGCCCAGAAGCGCGTCGAGCAGCGCAACTACGAGATCCGCAAGAACCTCCTGAAGTACGACGACGTCGTCAACGACCAGCGCAAGGCCGTGTTCGAGCAGCGCCAGGAGTTCATGGAGGCCACCGACCTCTCCGAGATCATCCACGAGATGCGCCATGACGTGGTCGACGACTTCGTCGCCCGCTACATGCCGCCCAAGGCCTATGCCGAGCAGTGGGACATCGAGGGCCTGGACGAGCGCGTCCAGTCGATCCTGGGCATGACCCTGCCGTTGAAGGACTGGGCCGCCGAGGAAGGCATCGGCGACGAGGAGATGCGCGAACGCATCACCAAGGCCGCCGACGCCTACGCCGCCGAGCGCGAAGTGATCATCACCCCCGAGCAGATGCGCTCGGTGGAGAAGAACTTCCTGCTGCAGATGATCGATCTGCAGTGGCGCGAGCACCTGATGCACCTGGACCACCTGCGCAACGTCATCGGCCTGCGCGGCTACGGCCAACGCGACCCGCTGAACGAGTACAAGACCGAGGCCTTCTCGCTGTTCGAGAAGCTGCTGGGCGACCTGCGCACCAACACCACCCGCTGGCTGATGACGGTCGAGATCGCCTATGCCGAGCCCGAGCCGCTGCACACGCCCGAAGGCCTGACCGAGGTGCACCTGGACCCGCTGAGCGGCGAGAACGTCGCCGTGGCCGGGGCTCTGCCGGAAGGCCTGTCGCCCGAGCAGCGCGAGGCCCTGCCGGTCTCGGTCCTGCCGGAAGGCTGGGAATTCACGGCCCGCAACGGCGCCTGCCCCTGCGGCTCGGGCAAGAAGTTCAAGCACTGCCACGGCGCGCTGGTTTAA
- a CDS encoding AraC family transcriptional regulator, with product MRDVLQVPIVEPASRPRAGAIPQDDYDLSTPWHSHDMHQLQYVFSGMIEVEDDHASYLLTRTLAAWIPAGVAHTTSLHKVRSGSVLFAPDMIPDAGDRVRIVQVSPLMREMVLGAMRWPLKEAQDSTGQAYFAALAPLCAEWIKEETPLRLPTTRDPKLQVAAAYTCKHLKGGDIAAACAAAGLSERTLRRRFRSVFGMNWDEYRRRARLIAGAAMLNEGRLPIGHVAAEVGFESQSAFARAFKSLTGKSPREFRAN from the coding sequence ATGCGCGACGTCCTCCAGGTGCCGATCGTCGAGCCCGCCTCGCGGCCCCGGGCCGGGGCGATCCCGCAGGACGACTATGACCTCAGCACGCCCTGGCACAGCCACGACATGCACCAGCTGCAGTACGTGTTCAGCGGCATGATCGAGGTCGAGGACGACCACGCCAGCTATCTGCTGACCCGCACCCTGGCCGCCTGGATCCCGGCCGGGGTGGCCCACACCACCAGCCTGCACAAGGTGCGCTCGGGTTCGGTGCTGTTCGCGCCCGACATGATCCCCGACGCCGGCGACCGCGTGCGCATCGTCCAGGTCTCGCCGCTGATGCGCGAGATGGTGCTGGGCGCCATGCGCTGGCCGCTTAAGGAAGCCCAGGACAGCACCGGCCAAGCCTATTTCGCGGCCTTGGCCCCGCTGTGCGCCGAGTGGATCAAGGAGGAGACGCCGCTGCGCCTGCCCACCACCCGCGATCCCAAGCTGCAGGTCGCCGCGGCCTATACCTGCAAGCATCTGAAGGGCGGCGACATCGCCGCGGCCTGCGCGGCGGCGGGCCTGTCCGAACGCACCCTGCGCCGGCGGTTCCGCAGCGTGTTCGGCATGAACTGGGACGAGTACCGCCGCCGCGCCCGCCTGATCGCCGGCGCGGCGATGCTGAACGAAGGCCGCCTGCCCATCGGTCACGTGGCCGCCGAGGTGGGCTTCGAAAGCCAGAGCGCCTTCGCCCGGGCGTTCAAGAGCCTGACGGGGAAGAGCCCGAGGGAATTTCGGGCGAACTAG
- a CDS encoding peptidylprolyl isomerase, whose protein sequence is MTIGKPRAYGLAAVLVLTLLVAACGRNKADERPPEPGDTAVARVDGHTVWASDVKREAVAQGLISEGEPLDIGSDLFRQRLDEVVDQKLLAAEALKQKLDKDPVAQRRLAAARERILGDMLVESVVEKAVNENAIRGLYAEQQKLSKRSEEIRARQILVASQADGEAIKKLLTAGASFDALAMERSTDPATRFNGGDLGYFTVDVMPPAYAVALKDAQKGALVGPFQTEGGWAVLRVEDKRLEEPITLEAARPQIVRFLTYDQVRDLLEKLRGGSKVEMLTGKPQDVPGAPQEPASAPPGAADQAPSSDLDNAPPASAPAQVPAKK, encoded by the coding sequence ATGACTATTGGTAAGCCTCGTGCGTACGGCCTGGCCGCCGTCCTCGTCCTGACCCTTCTGGTCGCCGCCTGCGGTCGCAACAAGGCCGACGAACGCCCGCCCGAGCCCGGCGACACCGCCGTCGCCCGGGTCGACGGCCACACCGTCTGGGCCAGCGACGTCAAGCGCGAGGCCGTGGCCCAGGGGCTGATCAGCGAGGGCGAGCCTCTGGACATCGGCTCTGACCTGTTCCGCCAGCGCCTGGACGAGGTGGTCGATCAGAAACTGCTGGCCGCCGAGGCCCTGAAGCAGAAGCTGGACAAGGATCCCGTCGCCCAGCGCCGCCTGGCCGCCGCCCGCGAGCGCATCCTGGGCGACATGCTGGTCGAGAGCGTCGTCGAGAAGGCGGTCAACGAAAACGCCATCCGCGGCCTCTACGCCGAGCAGCAGAAGCTTTCCAAGCGCTCCGAAGAGATCCGCGCCCGCCAGATCCTGGTCGCCAGCCAGGCCGACGGCGAGGCGATCAAGAAGCTGCTGACCGCCGGCGCCTCGTTCGACGCCCTGGCCATGGAGCGCTCGACCGATCCGGCCACCCGCTTCAACGGCGGCGACCTGGGCTACTTCACCGTCGACGTCATGCCCCCGGCCTACGCCGTGGCCTTGAAGGACGCCCAGAAGGGAGCGCTGGTCGGCCCGTTCCAGACCGAAGGCGGCTGGGCCGTGCTGCGCGTCGAGGACAAGCGCCTGGAGGAACCGATCACCCTGGAGGCCGCCCGGCCGCAGATCGTGCGCTTCCTGACCTATGATCAGGTCCGCGACCTGCTGGAAAAGCTGCGCGGCGGCTCTAAGGTCGAGATGCTGACCGGCAAGCCCCAGGACGTGCCCGGCGCGCCCCAGGAGCCGGCCTCGGCTCCGCCCGGCGCGGCCGACCAGGCCCCCTCCTCCGATCTCGACAACGCCCCGCCGGCGTCCGCTCCCGCTCAAGTTCCGGCCAAGAAATGA